A stretch of the Helicobacter sp. 'house sparrow 1' genome encodes the following:
- a CDS encoding GNAT family N-acetyltransferase — MQREEIIKKLNLRLLTLKDLDEFNKLLRYAFQVTNDDLLKTGWSSEEIKQAKTPILKKAQVLGYFEKNSLASQIALYPMQMNIYGQIYKMCGITGVATYPEYSGLGLMKNLMKEALIKMRQNKQSISCLYPYSIPYYRSRGWEIISDKMTFKLKDNQLPKTIPTLGRVKRVKAGDKDLISLHNTFAKQTHGCLIRDQLAWDEYWRWDVEDEMIAIYYNQLEEPRGYVVYLLENDVFFIKEMIFLDTEANMGLWNYIKAHESMFDELRGSNYSNETLSFLLEDGNIKETITPYIMARIVDVDLFFRQYPFDSITGKASITFEISDPLLEWNNKTFNLKIQKDQIVFDKKKSKNIIKLDIQTLTTMFLGYKRPLYLKNIGRLKADKKSIDLLEEILPEGKAYFSDYF, encoded by the coding sequence ATGCAAAGAGAAGAAATTATCAAAAAATTAAATCTACGTTTATTAACTCTAAAAGATCTAGATGAATTTAATAAGCTCTTACGCTACGCCTTTCAAGTAACTAATGATGATTTATTAAAGACTGGATGGAGTAGTGAGGAAATCAAACAAGCCAAAACCCCTATTTTGAAAAAAGCTCAAGTTCTAGGATATTTTGAAAAAAATAGTTTGGCCTCGCAAATTGCCCTATACCCCATGCAGATGAATATCTATGGTCAAATATATAAAATGTGTGGAATTACGGGCGTAGCTACCTATCCTGAGTATTCTGGGTTGGGATTAATGAAAAATTTAATGAAAGAAGCGTTGATAAAGATGCGCCAAAACAAACAAAGTATTTCTTGTCTTTATCCCTATTCTATTCCCTATTATCGTTCTCGCGGCTGGGAGATCATTTCTGATAAGATGACTTTTAAACTAAAAGATAATCAATTACCAAAGACAATTCCTACACTTGGAAGGGTTAAGAGAGTAAAGGCAGGAGATAAAGATTTAATTTCTTTACACAATACCTTTGCAAAACAAACCCATGGTTGTCTTATTAGAGATCAGCTTGCATGGGATGAATATTGGCGCTGGGATGTTGAAGATGAAATGATTGCAATCTATTACAATCAACTTGAAGAACCAAGAGGATATGTAGTTTACCTCCTTGAAAATGATGTCTTTTTCATTAAAGAAATGATTTTTTTAGACACAGAAGCCAATATGGGATTATGGAATTATATAAAAGCTCATGAATCAATGTTTGATGAATTAAGAGGCTCTAATTATAGCAATGAAACATTAAGTTTTTTACTTGAAGATGGCAATATCAAAGAAACAATTACCCCTTATATTATGGCAAGAATTGTAGATGTAGATTTGTTTTTTAGACAATATCCATTTGATAGTATAACTGGAAAGGCGAGTATTACTTTTGAGATCAGCGACCCCCTACTTGAATGGAATAACAAAACCTTTAATCTTAAAATCCAAAAAGATCAAATAGTTTTTGATAAAAAGAAAAGTAAAAATATTATAAAACTCGATATCCAAACTCTTACAACAATGTTTTTAGGCTATAAAAGACCTTTATACCTGAAAAATATAGGAAGATTAAAAGCAGATAAGAAGAGTATTGATTTATTAGAGGAAATATTACCAGAAGGCAAGGCTTATTTTAGTGATTATTTTTAA
- a CDS encoding formate dehydrogenase subunit gamma codes for MKLLKSLLLVFVLINIGFSQEKKVDFSYNEKIYGTPQIEAIKGWGLHSPTSGVVGGSVLQMQGVGIALDDNDKKISGIRGWRGLGEGFTILQNKFFAPIFFAILILVPFAFFCHNRLVGVKRFDHHGKKFRVFSNYNIIVHWGAAIPFVTICITGLMMVFGDKLGGGMPIRIAKNLHFFATWIFIVFGVLMFLMWFKPALFKLYDIGWLKIMGGYLSTNKQEVPAGKFNAGQKMWFWLATLGGFTMAFTGLVMHYFWADINTLRFVAIIHNVLGFGILAMLITHIYMAVFAIEGAIESILNGHMVEEELALMHSYYYKELISEQK; via the coding sequence ATGAAACTGTTAAAATCTCTTTTATTAGTTTTTGTGCTGATTAATATTGGCTTTTCTCAAGAAAAAAAAGTAGATTTTTCTTACAATGAAAAGATCTATGGCACACCACAAATTGAAGCTATTAAAGGTTGGGGGTTACACTCCCCAACTTCTGGAGTAGTAGGTGGAAGTGTACTTCAAATGCAAGGTGTTGGAATTGCTTTAGATGATAATGATAAAAAGATATCTGGCATTAGAGGTTGGAGAGGTCTTGGAGAAGGTTTTACAATCTTACAAAATAAGTTTTTTGCACCCATTTTCTTTGCCATTTTAATCCTGGTGCCTTTTGCATTCTTTTGTCATAATCGACTAGTTGGGGTTAAAAGGTTTGACCACCACGGTAAAAAATTTAGGGTTTTTTCAAATTACAACATTATCGTGCATTGGGGAGCTGCCATTCCTTTTGTTACCATCTGTATTACTGGTTTGATGATGGTTTTTGGTGATAAACTTGGTGGTGGTATGCCAATTAGAATCGCAAAAAATTTGCATTTCTTTGCAACTTGGATTTTTATTGTATTTGGTGTTTTAATGTTTTTAATGTGGTTTAAACCTGCATTATTTAAGCTTTATGACATTGGATGGCTTAAGATTATGGGAGGTTATCTCTCTACTAATAAGCAAGAAGTCCCTGCAGGAAAGTTTAATGCTGGGCAAAAAATGTGGTTTTGGCTTGCAACATTAGGTGGCTTTACTATGGCTTTCACAGGTTTGGTAATGCATTATTTTTGGGCAGATATTAATACCTTACGCTTTGTTGCAATTATCCATAATGTTTTAGGTTTTGGTATCTTAGCAATGCTTATTACTCACATTTATATGGCTGTGTTCGCAATTGAAGGTGCTATAGAATCTATTTTAAATGGTCATATGGTAGAAGAGGAATTGGCATTAATGCATAGCTATTATTACAAGGAACTTATAAGTGAGCAAAAGTAA
- the dnaJ gene encoding molecular chaperone DnaJ: MENFDYYEILEIQRTSDKEVIKKAFRKMALKYHPDRNPDDKEAEEMFKRINEAYEVLSDDAKREIYDKYGKEGLQSNGFSGFSGRDFSDIFGDLGSIFESAFGDFGSFSSGRSRSRKRNVKFQEDFAIELHLSFKEAIFGCKKTIDLEYKTCCEKCNGSGAKDGKVQVCPHCQGRGQVFIQQGFMAIGQTCPHCKGSGESASESCKDCNAKGYHLVKESFEVTIPEGIDEGNRLRVPNRGNLTQKGGTRGDLYIVARVEDDEHFIRDGNNIFVEVPVFFTSIVLGATIKVPTLRGEVDLHIPQNTKDSEQFVFRGEGVKDVRSGAKGSFVAVVKIIYPKKLSDEQRELVQKLHESFGYEGEPHKSIFEEVCSRIKSWFS, from the coding sequence TTGGAAAATTTTGATTATTATGAAATTTTAGAGATTCAAAGAACAAGTGATAAAGAGGTGATTAAAAAAGCTTTTAGGAAAATGGCTTTGAAATATCATCCAGATAGAAATCCTGATGACAAAGAGGCTGAAGAGATGTTTAAGCGCATTAATGAAGCCTATGAAGTTTTAAGTGATGATGCTAAGCGTGAGATTTATGATAAGTATGGAAAAGAGGGGTTGCAAAGCAATGGTTTTAGCGGCTTTAGCGGTAGGGATTTTAGTGATATTTTTGGTGACTTGGGTTCTATTTTTGAGAGTGCTTTTGGAGATTTTGGATCATTTTCTTCTGGCAGAAGCAGGAGTAGAAAAAGGAATGTAAAATTTCAAGAAGATTTTGCAATCGAGCTTCATTTGAGCTTTAAGGAAGCTATTTTTGGTTGTAAAAAAACAATTGATCTTGAATATAAAACATGCTGTGAAAAGTGTAATGGAAGTGGTGCAAAAGATGGTAAGGTTCAGGTTTGCCCACATTGTCAGGGTAGGGGGCAAGTCTTTATACAACAGGGTTTTATGGCAATAGGTCAAACTTGTCCGCATTGCAAAGGTAGTGGTGAGAGTGCTTCAGAATCTTGCAAGGATTGTAATGCTAAGGGGTATCATCTTGTTAAAGAAAGTTTTGAAGTTACCATACCTGAGGGTATAGATGAGGGTAATAGACTGCGTGTTCCAAACAGAGGTAATTTAACTCAAAAAGGTGGCACAAGAGGAGATCTTTATATTGTAGCAAGAGTGGAGGATGATGAGCACTTTATTAGGGATGGAAATAATATTTTTGTTGAGGTGCCTGTGTTTTTTACTTCCATTGTACTAGGTGCTACAATTAAGGTTCCAACCTTAAGAGGGGAAGTGGATTTGCATATACCCCAAAATACAAAAGATTCTGAGCAGTTTGTTTTTAGGGGTGAGGGTGTTAAGGATGTAAGAAGCGGAGCAAAAGGTTCTTTTGTGGCTGTTGTAAAGATTATATATCCAAAAAAACTTAGTGATGAGCAAAGGGAGTTGGTGCAAAAACTTCATGAGAGTTTTGGATATGAGGGGGAGCCTCATAAAAGTATATTTGAAGAGGTGTGTTCTAGAATTAAAAGCTGGTTTTCTTGA
- the uvrC gene encoding excinuclease ABC subunit UvrC, producing MITPEILKNLPSTFGIYQYMDHQGRVLYVGKAKNIKKRVRSYFRISDDRVLIQEDLSMRIQIMLQQVAYIHTIVVSSEQDALLLENSLIKQLKPKYNILLRDDKTYPYICIDMSCDFPRFEMTRKVRHCKDLYYFGPYPSGCRDILDSLYALFPLVQKKSCLSAKKACLFFQIQKCKAPCENRISKEEYLEILQSALFLLQNKTKLLEALEKKMHDLAQKLLFEEANTYKQRIEKIRPLTNFSQVAYHQPYNFDILSIIKEASSSKYYATLVQLFMRDGKIVASNFKNIKSDYEIDINSVYTQFILNHYKEKIPIVPQAILIDSELENQKELEDFIFQRQEKKVLIQKPLRGFKYNLVQIASKNAQEIFRQQNHLSPLLLEVKNTFKLSQTPFRIEIFDTSHHGFSFKVGGMVVFENEKFVRSDYRHYNLQGDDEYSQMQEMLTRRIQNFENNPPPNLWLIDGGRGQINLAKKLLDSTGVEIDIIGIAKEKLDYKAHRAKGRARDKIYLLDSMIALDTSNKSLQFLQKLRDEAHRFAITFHKSQKTKGFIKKLQYTPSELKRLLDFYGSFENLNQASKEEISKVLKKS from the coding sequence ATGATTACACCTGAAATTTTAAAAAATCTCCCAAGTACATTTGGAATTTACCAATATATGGATCATCAAGGCAGAGTTTTATATGTAGGTAAGGCAAAAAATATTAAAAAGCGTGTGAGAAGTTATTTTAGAATTAGTGATGATAGGGTGCTGATACAAGAAGATTTGAGTATGCGCATTCAAATTATGCTTCAACAAGTTGCTTACATTCATACAATTGTTGTTTCAAGCGAGCAAGATGCTTTATTGCTTGAAAATTCGCTCATCAAACAATTAAAACCAAAATATAATATCTTGTTACGCGATGATAAGACTTATCCTTATATTTGCATTGATATGTCCTGTGATTTTCCTAGGTTTGAAATGACAAGAAAAGTGAGGCATTGCAAAGATCTTTATTATTTTGGTCCTTATCCTAGTGGTTGCAGGGATATTTTAGATAGTTTATATGCACTTTTCCCTTTGGTGCAAAAAAAATCTTGTTTGAGTGCAAAAAAGGCTTGTTTATTTTTTCAGATTCAAAAGTGCAAAGCTCCTTGTGAAAATAGAATCTCAAAAGAAGAATATTTAGAGATTTTGCAATCTGCTCTTTTTTTATTACAGAATAAAACAAAGCTACTTGAAGCATTAGAGAAAAAAATGCATGATTTAGCTCAAAAGCTTTTATTTGAGGAAGCAAATACCTATAAACAAAGAATTGAAAAAATAAGACCCTTGACTAATTTTTCTCAAGTTGCTTATCATCAACCCTATAATTTTGATATTTTAAGCATTATAAAAGAAGCCTCTTCTTCTAAATATTATGCAACACTCGTACAACTTTTTATGCGCGATGGAAAGATTGTCGCATCAAATTTTAAAAATATAAAAAGTGATTATGAAATTGATATCAATTCAGTTTATACTCAATTTATTTTAAACCATTACAAAGAAAAGATACCTATTGTTCCACAAGCCATCTTAATAGATTCAGAGCTTGAGAATCAAAAAGAGCTAGAAGATTTTATCTTTCAGAGGCAAGAAAAAAAAGTTCTCATACAAAAACCACTTCGAGGGTTTAAATATAACTTAGTGCAGATTGCATCAAAAAATGCTCAAGAGATTTTTAGACAGCAAAACCACTTAAGTCCATTGCTTTTGGAAGTAAAAAATACTTTTAAACTTTCTCAAACCCCTTTTAGGATCGAAATTTTTGATACAAGCCATCATGGTTTTAGTTTTAAAGTAGGAGGGATGGTTGTTTTTGAAAATGAGAAGTTTGTGCGATCAGATTATCGTCATTATAATTTGCAAGGGGATGATGAATATTCTCAAATGCAAGAAATGCTAACTAGAAGAATTCAAAACTTTGAGAATAATCCACCACCAAATCTGTGGCTGATTGATGGAGGTAGGGGACAAATAAATCTAGCAAAAAAACTTTTAGATAGCACAGGAGTTGAGATTGATATTATTGGGATTGCAAAAGAAAAGCTTGATTATAAGGCACATCGTGCAAAGGGTAGAGCTAGAGATAAAATCTATTTACTTGATTCTATGATAGCATTGGATACAAGTAATAAATCTCTACAGTTCTTGCAAAAACTTCGTGATGAAGCGCATCGGTTTGCAATCACTTTTCACAAAAGTCAAAAAACCAAAGGTTTTATCAAAAAGCTACAATATACGCCAAGTGAGCTAAAAAGATTATTGGATTTTTATGGTAGTTTTGAAAATCTTAATCAAGCCTCAAAAGAAGAGATTTCTAAAGTTTTAAAAAAATCATAA
- the fdh3B gene encoding formate dehydrogenase FDH3 subunit beta — MSNEKQNQVPLTTGGSNQPIHSRIKFYCDDERCIDCHGCDVACKEAHHLPVGVSRRRVITLNEGIVGKEKSISIACMHCSDAPCAKVCPVDCFYIRADGIVLHNKKTCIGCGYCLYACPFGAPQFPTSDVFAFRGSMDKCTFCAGGPEETCSPEEFELYGQNRIAEGKVPACAAMCSTKALLAGGSDEVSAIIRQRATNKGVSTVETPYTWSKAYND; from the coding sequence ATGAGTAATGAAAAACAAAATCAAGTTCCTTTAACTACTGGAGGATCTAATCAGCCCATTCACTCTAGAATTAAATTCTATTGTGATGATGAGAGATGTATTGATTGTCATGGATGTGATGTAGCTTGTAAAGAAGCGCATCACTTACCTGTTGGAGTAAGCAGAAGAAGAGTTATAACCTTAAATGAAGGAATTGTTGGAAAAGAGAAATCCATCTCAATTGCCTGTATGCATTGCTCTGATGCACCTTGTGCTAAAGTATGTCCTGTAGATTGCTTTTATATCCGTGCAGATGGAATTGTGCTACACAATAAAAAAACTTGTATTGGCTGTGGGTATTGTCTTTATGCTTGCCCATTTGGTGCACCTCAATTCCCAACAAGCGATGTCTTTGCATTCCGTGGTTCTATGGATAAATGTACTTTCTGTGCAGGTGGTCCTGAAGAAACTTGCAGTCCAGAAGAATTTGAACTTTATGGACAAAATAGAATTGCTGAAGGTAAGGTGCCTGCTTGTGCTGCAATGTGTTCTACAAAAGCACTTCTAGCAGGTGGATCAGATGAAGTAAGTGCCATTATTCGTCAAAGAGCTACAAATAAAGGAGTAAGCACTGTAGAAACTCCATATACTTGGAGCAAGGCTTATAATGACTAA
- the fdhD gene encoding formate dehydrogenase accessory sulfurtransferase FdhD produces the protein MSKSNFIASIPYIKMSKHNKKQEATDCVIKEERIALYLNGTKILSTMSIPQDQDAHAIGFLLSEGVIENIDDVLDVSIEDSGLSVKISAKIQEENMINLYKEKTLTSGCCVGVTGNFEGKIIEKFISSQVRVHIDVIWHILEIFYKDNKLFDKTGCVHKALLIDKTGENIAEAFDVGRHNAIDKVVGKARMQKKNLSEAILFVSGRLSLEMVIKSAMHDIPIVVSKAATTQLAIQSAQKLGITLIGFARENRCNIYTHSSRVLD, from the coding sequence GTGAGCAAAAGTAATTTTATCGCTTCTATTCCTTATATAAAAATGAGTAAGCATAATAAAAAACAAGAGGCTACAGATTGTGTCATTAAGGAAGAGCGTATTGCTCTTTATCTTAATGGCACAAAAATTCTCTCAACAATGAGTATTCCACAAGATCAAGACGCGCATGCAATTGGCTTTTTGCTAAGCGAGGGTGTGATTGAGAATATTGACGATGTTTTAGATGTAAGCATTGAAGATTCTGGCTTGAGCGTAAAAATATCAGCAAAGATTCAAGAAGAAAATATGATAAATCTTTATAAGGAAAAAACACTTACTTCTGGTTGTTGCGTGGGAGTAACAGGTAACTTTGAGGGTAAAATTATTGAAAAATTCATATCTTCACAGGTGCGTGTTCATATTGATGTGATTTGGCATATCCTAGAAATTTTTTACAAAGACAATAAATTATTTGATAAAACAGGTTGTGTCCATAAAGCACTTTTGATAGATAAAACTGGAGAAAATATTGCTGAGGCTTTTGATGTAGGTAGGCATAATGCAATTGATAAAGTAGTTGGCAAAGCAAGAATGCAAAAAAAGAATCTAAGTGAGGCCATCTTGTTTGTCAGTGGAAGGTTATCTTTAGAGATGGTTATCAAATCTGCGATGCACGATATTCCAATTGTAGTTTCAAAGGCTGCTACAACACAATTAGCCATTCAATCTGCACAAAAGCTAGGAATTACTCTTATAGGGTTTGCAAGAGAAAATAGGTGTAATATTTATACCCACTCCTCAAGAGTATTAGATTAA
- a CDS encoding YceI family protein → MKKLFFSFMALALFSGTIFAMSLDVDQAKVEWVAFKMKEKAPVKGTFSEIKYKFGKKSDSITQILEGATAMIDGASVDLGDELKNSNVKNYFFMKFNKQEPIKVTFKNVMEGDDKGTLLAMVRMNGKNVKVPMQYEIKDNMFVARGVFDIMEFGAMEAFKALATQCHDFHDGLTWTQVEISFSAPIK, encoded by the coding sequence ATGAAGAAGTTATTTTTTAGTTTTATGGCTTTGGCATTGTTCTCGGGAACTATTTTTGCAATGTCCCTTGATGTGGATCAGGCAAAAGTAGAATGGGTTGCTTTTAAAATGAAAGAAAAAGCACCTGTTAAGGGTACTTTTAGTGAAATCAAGTATAAATTTGGCAAAAAATCAGACAGTATCACTCAGATCTTGGAGGGAGCAACTGCAATGATTGATGGAGCAAGTGTAGATCTTGGTGATGAATTGAAAAATTCTAATGTTAAAAATTATTTTTTTATGAAATTCAACAAGCAAGAGCCTATTAAAGTGACTTTTAAAAATGTAATGGAGGGAGATGATAAGGGTACTTTACTCGCAATGGTGCGTATGAATGGAAAGAATGTCAAAGTTCCTATGCAATATGAAATCAAGGATAATATGTTTGTAGCCAGAGGGGTGTTTGATATTATGGAATTTGGTGCAATGGAAGCATTTAAAGCTCTTGCAACACAATGCCATGATTTTCATGATGGACTTACTTGGACACAAGTAGAGATCAGTTTTTCTGCACCTATTAAGTAG